In the Rhododendron vialii isolate Sample 1 chromosome 2a, ASM3025357v1 genome, CAAGAGGTACCATAGTTGCAGGACTACGATACTTCAATACAAACGTACATACAACTCACCCCTTCTTAAAAGGAAAGACATTTACTTTAGTACATCACACCTAATACAGACAAACAGTACACACCAATTATATGTACGTAATAGATCCGTGCTAGAAATTACATATAGAAGAAAGCACTAGATAATGACTGCTAAAACTTAAGTACCAAAATAAAAGGTCATCAATGTTGGTATCATCAATAGTAATCCTCCATTACATGCTAAACAAATGTGCCATGATATATACAAAGCAAAGCCTCGTGCACAGAGATTTTCCTTCATCAATATACGAAATCCAGCAATATATCCCATATACAATCTAACTCCAATTATGAGCCCTAGAAAAGGCTGGCCGAAAGAGGTGTAACGATGATGAGAATCAAGTCAACAAATCAAGTACATTTGAAGCCTCCGCACAGAGACATAACGAGGATGAGAATCAGCGCGATTATGATGCCCAAAACAATCAATTTTATCTTCATATTCTGGAGCCACATCTTCCTCTTTATCTGAGTGCCCTGTTGCCTAAAGTCTTGTGCCTGAAATGCAATCAGCAGAAgagtaattatttttattaatccATCTTGGGATCAATCGATCAAGACATAAATACACATAAGAGTATCAATTATCATATGCCTTCTACCGCAAATGCAGTTTGGAATTGAAACAAAAGAAGAGGAATGGGAACTTGAGAGGCGCGGGTAGAAGGGAAGGAAAAATGGAGAACGTGTGTTCAATCGCATTAACATTTTGGTGGTTAATAGTACAGTTAATTTACCACAAGCAACTGAAAACTGGGGCTGGGGGCAGCAGGTAGAGTTGGTATGTTCAGTGTTTGGTGCAAATTATCGGACTACAGAATAAAAAGCTTTTCTGAATGATACGGAAGTGATGGTTAGGAAGTCAATTTGAATACACCAACAAAATGATGACTACATCATTGAACGTTACTAGAAACACCTCCACAGTTGCATCAGCCCTTGATAAAAAGCACAATAAAATTCACAAAATGCAACTCAAGAGAACAACAACTGATAGCAATTCGAATAGGTAAAGATCCTTAACAGTCAACCACAAGATATACAATTCGCTAGGACTGACCTGAGAACGAAGGTTCTCCGTTTTATCTACCAGCAACTCAATCTTCTCTCCACGGTCAAGAACCTGCACAACACACAAATTTAATTTAGACAAATTAAACATTTCAGTCGTTTCGCATTTATATTACAACCTTCATAGCTAAGAAACTTAGATATAGATGTATTTGTAAGTTGTAACAATGTAGTCCTCACTCCTTAACTGGAAAGTATAGATTGAATTGTCGACTTAAGTTCACAACTCGCTCACTTTTCACAAAGTTTCAAAAGTTAACTAAGTTGGATAGTAATTCCACATTTTAATATTTTGATGAAAAACTTTAGATCAGTCTAGTTCTAGTACTAGATGCAGTTACAAGCTCATATGTGGTCTAACTATTAATACAGTATAAAATACCATAATGCAGCTATATAGAATGTCTGCAAGAAAAAGCATTACTAAAGGTAGTAAATATACTCTTGATCTAGAAAGGTGGCCCCTATGCCTCATAAATTTGTATTTCAGAGAAAACCCCGAGCAAAGCCTTCTTACCTTCTCAATGTTTTCCATCATCACTCCCTTGACTTCGGAAACCTGAGCCTTCACCTTTGCAAGCTTGCTTATCTCCTCTGGATGATCCACACAGTAATGCATGTGCTCCTTTAATTTGGACCTTATAGTtgtaaaacaaaacaacaaaaaagtcTAAGTACTCTAAAGAGAGGCAGACAAAACATCTCAAGAAAGACAAGAAAAGATACCCAAACTCCTTGTTCAGGCTCTTGGCAACAGCAGTTGCAGCTTTCCCTCCACCATATCTCTTGTTGAAATCATCCTTAACACGGTCCAGAAAGGCAATTGGAATTTGTCTGCCAGCAGACTCGACCGCCACAACACAGTAGGCTGCAAAAGCCAAAGTTCAAGAAATATCAATGAGTCTAAATAATTTGCCCAAATGATATAAAACCATTTTCTCTTGATTGCTCAACTAAAAGTCTGATCAGATCTGACAACTTCATCATCAAGAAAGCATCAAGAAGTTTGCAGCATATAAAAGACGTAGAAACAATTGCGCAGTTGACCTAAAATGACTATACCATATGATACCAAGTTTGCAACTGATAGACTTAATTCCCTGCAGATTAGCGCTACCACCTGCCCCTTTGTCTTCTCCCTCAGGGATAGTAACACCTTTCTTTTGGTGAGTTACCAGGAGATATGTTGATGCAGGACAGTGAGAGattagagaggagagagaaaacacACAAGGGCTCCCTAACTTCACACaactcttattttcattaatccaAGTCTGATGATTACAACCTTAATTATCTTATTTATAGACTAACAAACTAAATAAAAGATGAACTCAACCTAGCAACAAATTGATAAAATCCCATCTCTATCTTCAAGCTAAACAAATCTTATCCTAAAATAAATAACTCCCATAAACTAAATAACTTGTCTACCAAGCACAATTATTGGACCAAAAAGATTTATTCCCACGTGACTTGACACGCAGCTTCCAAAGAGGATTCTTCCGCTCCAACCAATCAAGGGTTGCGCCATCATATGTTGAATCGCGAAAGTATCCAAAATGTGTTTTAAGTTTCTTATCGTTGATCAATTCAAGAAAGATGTTAACATAGAATACCTTA is a window encoding:
- the LOC131318041 gene encoding vesicle-associated membrane protein 722-like; its protein translation is MGQQSLIYSFVARGTVILAEYTEFTGNFTSIASQCLQKLPATNNRFTYNCDGHTFNYLVENGFTYCVVAVESAGRQIPIAFLDRVKDDFNKRYGGGKAATAVAKSLNKEFGSKLKEHMHYCVDHPEEISKLAKVKAQVSEVKGVMMENIEKVLDRGEKIELLVDKTENLRSQAQDFRQQGTQIKRKMWLQNMKIKLIVLGIIIALILILVMSLCGGFKCT